One Candidatus Polarisedimenticolia bacterium genomic region harbors:
- a CDS encoding protein kinase — translation MRLAPFSPERWKVLSPYLHQAMELPEQERASWLADLRERDPALGADLQTLLDEDQVAEREAFLEGGPTASAGLEGRIIGGYTIGRLIGEGGMGAVYEAQQRQPRRLVALKLINSSFASQSTLRRFAYEAEVLARLRHPGIAQIYEAGTHDDGTGPVPFFAMEFVAQALPITRYVLDHRLSTRQRIELFILVCDAVHHGHQKGIIHRDLKPTNILVDAGGQPKVIDFGVARSTDSDLAATM, via the coding sequence GTGAGATTGGCACCCTTCAGCCCTGAGCGTTGGAAGGTACTGAGTCCCTATCTGCATCAGGCTATGGAGCTGCCGGAGCAGGAGCGAGCTTCCTGGCTGGCGGACCTGCGCGAGCGCGACCCTGCCCTGGGCGCGGATCTCCAGACCCTGCTCGATGAGGACCAGGTGGCAGAACGGGAAGCCTTTCTGGAGGGAGGCCCCACAGCTTCCGCGGGACTCGAAGGGCGGATCATCGGCGGGTACACGATTGGCCGTCTCATCGGAGAGGGGGGCATGGGGGCGGTCTACGAAGCGCAGCAGAGACAACCGCGCCGTCTGGTGGCGCTCAAGCTCATCAATAGCTCCTTCGCCTCCCAGTCGACCTTGAGGCGGTTCGCTTACGAAGCCGAGGTCCTGGCCCGACTGCGCCATCCAGGCATCGCCCAGATTTACGAAGCAGGCACCCACGACGACGGGACGGGGCCGGTCCCCTTCTTCGCGATGGAGTTTGTCGCTCAGGCCCTTCCCATCACCCGTTACGTCCTCGACCACCGGCTTTCCACGCGTCAGCGGATCGAGCTGTTCATTCTCGTATGTGATGCGGTGCACCATGGTCATCAGAAGGGAATCATCCATCGGGATCTCAAGCCCACCAACATTCTCGTGGACGCCGGCGGACAGCCCAAGGTGATCGATTTCGGAGTGGCCCGCTCCACCGATTCCGATCTGGCGGCCACGATG
- a CDS encoding ABC transporter ATP-binding protein, with the protein MPPEETAVEVRDLRHRYGEREALKGVSFTVRRGEVFALLGPNGGGKTTLFRILSTLMVPTSGSARVFATTLEAGARPAALTEVRREIGVAFQAYSLDKHLTVAENLMHQGHLYGFSGSALRRRIDELLEQFRLADRARDKVATLSGGLGRRVDLAKSMLHKPKLLLLDEPSTGLDPGARRDLWDYLLALRSRDGVTVLMTTHILEEAERCDRVGILDRGELVAVDSPSALKGRIGGDVVSIETSAPAELAAAIRARWGTEVQVVDGTVRFEHAEGHRFVPALIEAHAGPIDAVTVGRPTLEDVFIRLTGHRFWEETDGGETKPGTARGRKAG; encoded by the coding sequence ATGCCGCCTGAAGAAACAGCCGTGGAGGTCCGGGACCTCCGGCACCGCTACGGGGAGCGCGAAGCCCTGAAAGGAGTCTCCTTTACGGTGCGCCGGGGAGAGGTCTTCGCCCTGCTGGGACCCAACGGCGGCGGCAAGACCACGCTTTTCCGCATCCTGTCGACCCTGATGGTCCCGACCTCCGGCTCGGCTCGGGTCTTCGCCACCACCCTGGAAGCGGGCGCCAGACCGGCCGCGCTTACCGAGGTGCGCCGGGAAATCGGGGTGGCGTTTCAGGCCTACAGCCTCGACAAGCACCTGACCGTCGCCGAGAACCTGATGCACCAGGGCCACCTCTACGGGTTTTCGGGAAGTGCGCTCCGGCGCCGGATCGACGAATTGCTCGAGCAGTTCCGCCTGGCCGACCGCGCGCGCGACAAGGTGGCGACCCTTTCGGGGGGGCTCGGCCGCCGGGTCGATCTCGCCAAGTCGATGCTCCACAAGCCAAAGCTGCTGCTTCTGGATGAGCCATCGACAGGGCTCGATCCGGGAGCGCGCCGCGATCTGTGGGACTACCTGCTTGCTCTGCGAAGCCGCGACGGGGTCACCGTCCTGATGACGACCCACATCCTGGAGGAAGCGGAGCGCTGCGATCGGGTCGGCATCCTCGACCGGGGTGAGCTGGTGGCGGTGGACTCTCCGAGCGCGCTCAAAGGACGCATCGGCGGCGACGTCGTGTCGATTGAGACCTCGGCGCCGGCGGAGCTGGCGGCCGCCATCCGCGCGCGCTGGGGAACCGAGGTGCAGGTCGTGGATGGGACGGTGCGCTTCGAGCACGCGGAAGGGCACCGCTTCGTGCCGGCGCTGATCGAGGCCCATGCCGGTCCGATCGATGCCGTGACGGTGGGCCGCCCGACTCTCGAAGATGTCTTCATCCGCCTCACCGGCCACCGGTTCTGGGAGGAAACGGACGGCGGCGAGACGAAACCGGGAACGGCAAGGGGGAGGAAAGCCGGATGA